CGAACCGACTCCCAGCCCCGAGCCCCTACTCGCGCGGTCGCCTGTTCGGCGGTGACCGCCCCCGGAAATCGTCAGGCTCGCCGCTCCTCCAGCAATGTGCGTAACACGTCGCGTTCCGACACCACACCGACGACCAGCCCGTCGTCCATGACGGGCACATGCCGGATCTCGTTGTCGAGCATGCACTCGGCGACGCGGGCGATCGTGTCGGCGGGCGACACGGTGGCGAGATCCAGCGTCATCACGTTCTGCGCGATCTCGTCGTCGGGGTCCGCGCCTTCCGCCAGCGCGCGGACGATGTCGCGCTCGGAGATCACGCCCTCCGCGTGAGTTCCGGGCCCCCTCCACGGAGGGGTGGCGCGAACGACGGCCACGCCGATGTAGTCCCCGGCGAGCGTCTCCGCCACCTGGCGAAGGGTCGCGTCGGGATCGACATCGACCGTCGGACGATTGACCAACGTGCGAACGGTCTCGTTCTCGATGCTCACGTTTCCACCTCTCGTCGAGTGCGTAATCGGGGTCAGGGCACTGCCGGGACGCCGGACAGGTGCCGAAGGAACCAGTCCTGCGCGACGGAAGCCGCCGCTTCGAGGGTGCCGGGCTCCTCGAACAGATGCGTCCCACCGGCCACGATCGCGACCCGATGCTCACAGCGGAGCCTCGCGGCCGCCTCCTCGTCGAGCCGCAGCACCACGGTGTCGTCGCCCCCGACGATCAACAACGTGGGCGCTTCCACCGCGTGCAGACGCGACGCGGCGAGGTCGGGCCGGCCACCTCGCGACACGACCGCGGCGATCGTCGGGTCCGCGCTCGCTGCCCACAGCGCGGCCCCCGCCCCGGTACTGGCCCCGAAGACGTCATCGGACGGCCACCGCGATACAAACGAACGCGACGTTCCAGCTCGGCGCGTTCACGAGCTTCGACCGCCGCAATCTCGTCCGGGGTTACCTGCGCGACTCGAACGATGTGCGGATCGAGCACCCGCACGTCGTCTTCGCCGATCGCGCCCATCCCCAGCTCGGGCTGGAACCGCACGCCGAGCTTGCGGACCACCGGGTTCTCGCCGCGGAGCCCCTCGAGTCGCTCCGCAAGCGCGATACCGGCCTCGCGCCGGTCGCGGAAGCGCCGGACGCGCGTGTGCGTAGTGGGAGGAAATGGCCTCGTCATGGCACGCTCGATTCGTCGCTGGGCACGATCAGCGCGTACCCGCGCCCGACCATGCTCACGTCGCCACGCGACTGGAGTACGACGTCGAAGACTCGGACATCATCGGCCGTTGCCACCACAATCCCCCCTGTCCAGATGTCACGAACGGGGATTCCGGCGCGTCCGACGGGTGAATGCGCTCCGCGCCACCCAAGGACGGTCGTGCGCGGGTTCGAGCGACGGGTCGTGCTGAGACGGCGGGCGATGATCAGGAGGTAGGGCACGGCATCCTTTGCATAGACCGCGCCGCACTCGCTCACTTGCTCCGCAGTTCCGACACGTCTTCATCAGCTTCCTCCGCGGTTGTGCGACTCCTCACGGCAATGGTGCGCGCCTCGGCGCTCGTGGAAACAGGGCCGGAGGTCACACGCTTCGGCAGCCAGGGACCTTCGGCCCTGTGCACTCACGTAACAGCGGAGCAGGCTCGTGTCATCAAGGACCGCGAGAGGGAGGGAGCGATGAGCGCACGTCGCCGCACGAAGAAGACAGCATCGCCGACGCCGGAATGGCTTCGGGCGTTGCATCCCCCGTACGGGTCCGTCCGCGTCGATGCGGCCCGTGCCGACCGGCAGGAATACACGGAGGCGGGGCGCGGCTAGGCATGCGTCGAGCGGCAACGCCGCGCCTTGAACGACCGGGTGAGCCATCACGGGTTGCTCTCGTGTGCGGGGGAGGAGCCTGGCGCGTCATGAGCGCGAGTTCCGCATCCACGCCGTCGGCCAACTGCACCGCCGGTCGCAGTGCCCGCTCGGCGCGCTCAGAGCCGTCGAGCGGCACGATCATGGTTTGGACGCCTTGCGGGTTCATGCTGCACCTGTTGACGGCGCGTCGTGTCCGTGCTCTCGGAGTAGATCCTCGGTCACGAGGTGCTGGACGTCCTCGAGCCGCAGCACGCCCACGACGCTCATCGTCGGATCGACGACCGCGAGCGCGCGCGCCGGAGCGCTCACCACGAGCGGGAGGTTGTCCTCCAAGCCGTCCGTGGCGGCGATCGCCGGCGCTTCGCGCTCAGCGAGCTCGGCAGCACGCCGCCCGGGCGCGCTGCGCTCGATGGCTCGCGACTCGACCATCCCCTCGTAGCCGGCGTCGCCGACCATCGGAAACGCGCGCTGCGCGCTCCGCCGCAGCAGCGCGCGTAACTCGTCGACACTCATCGTGGGATCGACGATCACGGGGTCGAGCAACATCGCGTCGGCGACGCGATGCCCACTCAACCGCACATGCACGATCGTCGCGGCCTCCTCGGCCGACGCGCCGAAGTACACGAACACACCGATGATGGTGAGCCACAAGTCGAAGAAGACACCGCCCACGATCAAGGCGATCGCAACGCCGCGTCCGATCCTCGCCGCCACATGTGTGGCGTGTTCGAGGTCGTACCGGCGCTCGAGAAGTGCACGAAACACCCGACCGCCGTCGAGCGGGAACGCGGGCAGCAGGTTGAACGCCGCGATGATGAGGTTGAACCAGAAGAGGCCAACGAGGAACGATCCGCCGAAGAGATCGATGGGGAGAAAAGCGTCGCGCGCGAGCACCGCGGCGATGCCGGCAAGCGCGGCGAGCCCCACGCTGGCGGCGGGACCGGCAATGGCCATCGCGAGCTCGTCGCTCGGCGTCTCGGGGAGGTGCTCGAGCCTGGACACCCCGCCGATCGGCAGGAGGACGATCTCGTGCACGACCGCGCCACGGGAGCGCCCGACGAAGCAGTGCGCGAGCTCGTGCACGACGACGCACGAGAAGATCAACGCGAGCCACGCCAGCGACGCCGCGACACCGGGCCCCTCCGGCGCGCTGCCCGCCAACGCGAACAACGCGACCAGCAGAAAGAAGGTGTAGTGGACCCGGATCTCAATGCCTGAGATCCGACCGATGCCGAACGACCACAGCCGGTGCCCCGAGCGGGGCGGCTGCCGGGTGCCGGCTGCGGGACTCACGTTGTCGAACCTACCGAAGCTCGAGCGCGGCCGACAGGGGCGAAGGTCCCTTGCGTACGGTCTCCCCGACCCGACCGGTGGGACCGATGCTGATCGAGGAAGCCGGGGCGAACGCCAGCCTTCGCGCCGCGCAACTCCTTGGGATCGACGCCGACAACGAGCGCAGGACTGGCACCGTGTCCTCTTCGAGCATGGCCGCCAAGGCTCGGCGACGCTCGGCGCTCCGCAACACCTTCCACGCGAAACCCGTCGACAGAGTGCGCCTCATGCCCGGAGAGAACGCGATCCGCGTGAGTTAGGGCCTGCCGACGAACACCGGGCGCCCGAGGCAAGGGCGACCATGGGGTAGACAAGGCTTGCGTACTCGAGGGTGAGGGGGCTCCATGAAGTTCCGTGTCGTGCAATGGACTACTGGCAAGACCGGCACCGCCGCGGTGCGCGGCATGGTCGGGCACCCCGCGCTCGAGCTCGTCGGTTGCTACGCGTACTCACCCAAGAAGGTCGGAGAAGACGTCGGTGTGTTGGCGGGCATCGAGCCGATCGGAATCCGCGCCACTGACGACATCGACGCGCTGCTCGCGCTCGAGCCCGACTGCGTGAGCTACATGCCCTTCCGGCCCGACTTCGACCATGTGGTCCGGATCCTCGAGTCGGGTGCCAACCTCGTGACAACGATGTACATGCTCGCCGGGGTTGGCTACGGAGACGACGTGCACGCGCGGATCGAGGATGCTGCCCGTCGTGGGCAGTCGTCGCTCTACGCGAGCGGTATCTACCCGGGCCACGCCAACATGGTCGCCCTCGCGACGAGCGCGATGTGTACGCGTATCGATTGCATCTCAGTGCTCGAATCGCTCGACATGAGCGGGTACGCGAACGAGAAGATGTTCCGCGCCATGGGCATCGACCGCGCACTCGACGACCCCGAAGCGCCCGTGCTCGTAGAGGGTGCCTGCGGATCGTTCAAGGACCAGATCAGGGTGATGGCTCGCGCCCTGGAAGTCGAGCTCGACGGAATCCGCTTCGACGTGGAGTTCGGCGCCGCCGACCGAACCACCGACTTCGGCTTCATGACGATCCAGGAGGGCCGGATCGCAGGGTTCAAGGGTGTGCTGTCGGGAGTCGCCGACGACCGACCGCGCGTCCAGTGCAAATTCGTGTGGAAGGTCGGCCACGACATGACGCCGAGCTGGCCCGTCGAAGACGGCTACGTCGTCGAGATCGAGGGTGAGCCTGGCGTACGGTGCCGGCTCGAGCCGATTGGTCCCCACTTCGACGGGGCGACCACCACTGCCATGCCGGTGGTGAACGCGATCCCGCAGATCTGTGCGGCGCCCCCGGGCATCGTCAACCGAATGGACCTGCCGCTCGTGAAGGGCGCGCACCTCCTGACGCGCTACAAGTCCAGCGCGGGATAGAAGGTCTCCGGTCCTACCACCGCGACTTCGCTCAGCAGGTCGCGGTCGTACACCTTCCCCCACGACGGGTCGGCGAGGCTCATTGCCTCGCGCGGATAGCTCCAGTTCGTCGGGTCGAGCGCGTGCGCCTGTCGAAAATGGGGAACCGCGTCGAGTGGGAACCCGGCTCTGTGCAGGTGTTGGCCGAGCTCGAAGTGCGCGGCGGCCAGACCGAACTCGATGGGCCGCGGTCGTGAGCGCGCCACCACCTCCGCCGGTGACAGCACGAACGCGCTGTTGGCACCGTTGGCGACCCAGTCGCGCACCGCATCGGTGTATCGCCCGGTGCGGTCCACGGCCTTCGTCATCGCTTCGACGACCGTGCGCTGCTTCTCCGGCATCTGCGCGATGGCGGCGGCCTGGCGTGCGGCGGCCGCCTCGTCCTGGCCTCGTCCCGCGCGCTGCGGGAACGCGACTTCGGGCGGGCGCACGATGGTGCCGTCCTCGTCGATCCACAGCGCGAACGGCACGTTCGTGATCCCGAACTGATCGACCATGGAGAGCGCCTGGTCCACCAGCGACGGGTGGGTCGGGTTCGCCGCCTGGACGAACGGCAGTGCCGCCGCGCGATCGGTGTCGAGGGCGACGGTCACGATCTCGAGGCCGTTTGGCGCCAGCTCCTCGTACAAGGCCTGCCACACGGGCAGGTCAAAGCGGCATCCTCACCAGGAGGCCCAGGCGAGCAACAGGACTTTCCGCCCTCGCAAGCTCGCCACGTCGAAGTCTCGGCCGTCGAAGTCTCGGCCGTCGAAGCTCGGGAGGACGAGGTCGGGCATGCGCGCGCTGTCGAGCACGCGACCACCCGACTCGGGGCCGATCGCCCAGAGCCCGTGCGTCCCGTCGTGAGCGATCGGCATGCCGAGGCGCTCGGTGACGCTAGCCACGTCGAGCGGGCCGGCGGCGTCGCGCACCGGGGGCAAGAGGGGCACACACCGCTCGTCCTTGCACGCGCCCTCGGGTTTGATCTCCCAACCCGTGAGCCGGTGGAACTCTTCGCCGGTCACATCCAAGCGGTCAACAATCACGGCGCGACTGTAGCCATGCGGTCAGCGAACGGATCGCGCCCGCGCGCGGACATCAGGCCCACTGGGGTTGATGATCTCCTTCGTGGGGGGGCGGGAGTCACTCGGCGACAGACGGCGCGTCGAGACGGTCATCTGTTGGGCCCTGACGGTCGGCGTCGTGTTCCAGGTTGCACAGCGGTTCGCCAAGACCGGGTACGACCTCAGCGAGTACGGACGATCGTTGTGGTACGTCACGTACCGGTTCGGCTTCGTTCGTCGTGGCCTGGCCGGCGAGATGCTACGGATCGCCCTCGGACATACGCCTTCGCTCGGCGCGGTGGACTTCGTGCAGAACGTCGTGGCCGGCGTCATGCTGGGCGCGGCGATCGCGCTCGTCGTCCTGCTCTGCCGGCAACGGACGGTCATCGCGTATGCGGCGGCTGCGCTGCTCGTGGTCGCGCCCTTCGGCCTCGACACGGTCGGGGGGCAACGCCGGCCGGATCTGTTCGGATACTTCCTGCTCGCGATGCTCGGGATCTGGGCCGCGACACGTCGCGTCAACGCGATCGTCTTGGGTCTCGTCGGCGGTGTGCTGCTCGGAGTGTCGACGCTCTTCAGCGAAGCGAGCCCACTGATCATCGGGCCGTGGCTGCTGCTCGTCGTCGTCGCGTCGGCGCGTGCGCGCGCACGCTCACGTTCGGAGCCGTGGTGTGCGATGGTGCTCTGCACGCTGCCTTCGGTACTCGCACTCGGGTTGCTCGCGGCGACCGGCCGCGGCAGCAGCCAGACCGTCGCGTCGCTCGAAGGCGCGGCTCCACCAGAGATCCAGGCGCACGGCTCCGTGTTCCCCTACCTCAACGACACCTTCCGGTCGAGCTTCGAGCGGGTCGTCCACGGCCCCGGCAATCCACCGCTCTCGATACTCGTCGGAACCGTGTTCGCGGTGTTGTTGCTGTTCTGCGCGGGCAATTGCTTTTCGTACGCCCGCGCCGTGTGGACCTGGATCCTCCCCACCCGGTTCCTGCGCGTCGCGTGGGCGAGTGGAACGCTCGCCGCCGCGATCGTGCTGTTCGCGCTCGGATTCGACTGGCTGCGCTGGATCAGTTCGATCGGCTTCGCCGCGCTGCTCGCGGGCGGAGCGATCGTGCTCCTCGACGGCCGGGTGCTCGACGGCGGGCGTTCCGCCCGTGCTCCCGACCGCGAGATCTGGCACCGGTCGGTTCCGTCCGAGGTGTCAGTGTCGATTCCCGGACTGCTGACACTCGCGGTTGCCACCTACCTCTTGGTCCTGGCACCGCTCCCGAACTTCATCAAGAACGTCGGTGACACCGCGCAGACCCTGCTCAGCGTGCCCCGGTGAACGGAGCAAACGGTCCGGCCCGATTCAGAGTGCTGGGTGCCGGTAATGCTGTCCTCGAGCGGGTCGTCCCCCTCCTCGACGGTACGGGCGGTTACGGCGACGACCACCGGAACAGGGCCCACGCAAATGCCGACGGAACATCGCGCTTGCCGTACGGTGATTGACCTCACGAGGACAGATCGAAACAGTGCGAGGAGCTGGCCGATGCATACCGCGCACCTCTACCGCAAGCGAGCCGAAGCCTGAACGCCGACGTCGTCCGCGGCACGCTCGAGACCCGCGACGGGTTCCACCTGCTCCGCTTCGAGCGTCACCTCGATCATCCGGTCGAGCGCGTCTGGGCCGCGCTCACCCAGCCCGAACAACTGGTCCGGTGGCTCGCCGAGGCGGAGATCGAGCCCGTCGTCGGCGGGCACGTCGTCCTCCGCTGGCTCAACACCGACCAACGCGCTGAAAATCAGGCGGTCATGCACGGCACGATCACCAAGCTCGTGCCCAACGCGGTCCTCGAGATCAACTCCGACATCCACGGTCTACTCCGCTGGCACCTCGAGCGCGACGGCAACGGGTGCACGCTCCGGTTCAGCAGCGCGCTTCCGGTACCCAACGACCAGGTCATGCTGGCGCTCGCGGGATGGCACATTCATCTCGAGCACCTCGCCGACGCGCTCGACGGCAAGCCCGTCGACTGGCCGAACTGGATGGCCGACCACTACAACCGGTGGTCCGAGCTCCACGTGCGGTACATCGCGACCCTCTGAGCCACGGTCCGTGTCGTCATGCGGGGTACACGGTGAGCTCGGTCGCCTTCACGCTCATCCAGATGTCGGTGCCGTCGTGCAGTCCGAGCTCCGCAACCGCAGCCGGCGTGACCTCGGCGACGAGCGGCACATTCGCGTCGACGTGGATCCGCATCCGGTCGCCGAGCAGGTCGGTACCGCTGATGCGCCCGCTCCACACGTTGCGCGGGCTTCCCTCAGGACGGTGTCGGTGCAGTGCGACGGCATGCGGATGCACCGCGACGTACACATCGCCCTGCGCGGCGTCGGCCACGACCACAATTCCACCGGCATCGAGCGTGACGTCGTGCCCATTGGCGCGACCGCGCAAGAGGTTGATACCGACGAGGTCGGCGACGTACCGGGAGCGCGGTCGGGCCGCGACCTCGGCGATCGGGCCAACCTGTGCGACGCGGCCCTGCTCCAGCACGATGATCCGGTCGGCGAGCGCGACCGCATCGAGCAGTTCGTGTGTCACCAGGATCCGCGCACCGCGAAACGAGGCGAGATGGGCGCGCAGATCCCGCCGCAGCTCCGTCCGGATGCCGACGTCGAGCGCGGCGAGCGGCTCGTCGAGGAGCAGCAGCCGCGGCTCTGGCGCCAGCGCACGCGCCAGCGCGACGCGCTGCCCCTGTCCTCCCGACAACCGACGCGGCTTGTCGTCTGCTTGATCGGCAAGACCGACGCGCGCGAGCCACTCGTCGGCGCGTTGCCGAGCTTCTGATCGCGGTGTGCCGCGCGCCCGGAGGCCGAAGGCGACGTTCTCGCGCGCAGTCAAGTGCGGGAACAGGAGGTAGTCCTGGAACACGACCCCGACCGATCGCCGCTCGGGCACGACGTAACGATGGGCGCTCGGGTCGTCGACGGTCACGCCATCGATCACGATGCTCCCGCGGTCGATCCGCAGCAGACCCGCGAGCGCGCGCAACAGCGTGCTCTTGCCCGCGCCGTTCGGCCCGAGGACCGCGACGGTTTCCCCGTCGGTAGCCGAGACGTGCGCGTCGAGGTCGAGCGCTCCGAGGTGGAGCGCGACCTCAGCTTCGAGCGTCACGCAATCCTCCGAACCAGTGGTCGCGGAGCGCGACGAGGACGACGACCGACACTGCGAGCAACACGAGGCTGAGCGCGATCGCGACGCCCTGGTCGCTCTCGAGGAGCAGGTACACCGCGAGGGGCACGGTCTGGGTGCGCCCCTGGATGTTGCCGGCGAAGGTGATCGTGGCACCGAACTCGCCCAGCGCGCGCGCCCAGGCGAGCGCGGCGCCCGCGTACAGCGCGGGTGCGATCAGCGGGAGCGTCACGCGCCGGAACACCGTCCAGCGCCCGGCGCCGAGGCTGGCGGCCGCGTCCTCATAGCGTTGGTCCATCGTGCGCAGGCCGGCCTCGACCGTGATGACGAGGAACGGCATGGCAACGAACGTCTCCGCCAACACCGCGCCCGACGTGCTGAACGTGAACTGGAACCCGAACCAGTCGTAGAGCCACTCGCCCAGGAGACCGCCGTTCCGCTGGAACGTGTAGAGCAGCGCGACCCCGCCCACGACGGGGGGTAACACCATCGGCAGCACGACGAGCGCGCGCACGAACGCACGGCCCGGGAAGCGCACTCGGGCGAGCACCCACGCGAGGGGAACGCCGAACACGACGCAGAGCGCCGTCGACCACAGCGAGCAGACCACCGACAACCGGATCGCTTCGCGCGCCTGCGGCGTGGTGAGGTCGTCCCAGAGGCTGCTCCACGGTGCGCGCTGAAGCAGCCCGACGAGCGGGAGGGCGAAGAACGCGACTGCGACGACGGCGAGGAGCGTCGCCGCGAACGGCACGCTCCCCCGGCGGTTCACGCGGCGGTCGGTGCGGGGAGGAACCCGAACGACTGGAGTCTCGTCTGACCGGGTGCCGACATCACGTACTTCACCCACGCGTTCGCGAGCCGGGCGTTCCGCGAAGACGCGAGCCGCGCGATCGGGTACACGGCGAGCACGTTCAGCGACGCCGGTATCCTCACCGAGTGCACACTCTTGCCCGCGCTCCTGGCATCGGTGACGTACACGATGCCCGCATCGGCGTCACCGGTCGCGACCGCGGCAAGCGTCGCCTTCGGGTCTTGACCGAGCGTGACCTTGTCGACGGGAAGCGTGATGCCGTCCTGCGACAGCGCCTGCGCCGCGTACTTCCCGCACGGTGCGGTCGCGGCGCACAGCGACACGATCCCGACGCCGGGGAGATCGGCGAGCGACTCCACGCCCTTCGGGTTGCCCGGCTTGACCACGATGGTCAGGAGGTTCGCGGCAAGGTCGATCGGTTCGGACGTGACCTGCCCTCCCGAGACGAGCTCCTGCATGTTGGCACGGTCGGCCGAGGCGAAGACGTCCGCCGGCGCGCCACCTTGGATCTGCTGTGCGAGCGTGGATGATGCGGAGAAGTTGAACGTGACCGTCGTTCCCTTGTTCAACTTCTGGAAGTGGGCGCCCATCTTCGTGAACGCCTCGGTGAGCGACGCCGCCGCCGACACCGTGATCGATCCCATGAGCTTCGGCCTTTTGGCCGCGCGCGCAGGCACCGCGCCGGCCGCGCCGACGATCGCGATGAACGAGAGCAATGCGAGCGCGCGTTTCACTCGGACCTCGGAACCTCCACGACGACGTTTGTCGCCTTCACGACACCCACCGCGAGGTCGCCGGGCTGAAGCCCGAGCTCCTCGGAAGCTTCGCGGGTCATCAACGACACCACGCGATGGGGACCGGCCTGGATGTGCACCACGGCGACCAGACCTTCCTTCTCGACTTTCGTGACCACACCGGGGAAGCGGTTTCGGGCCGACTCGCCGACGATCATCACGTCGGTATCCGGGGGCGGAGACATGGCGGTGAGGAAACGCGCGAGATCGGGGCCGTCGATGAGGCGCTGGCCGCCCGAGTCTCGGAGCATCGTGAGGCGCCCGCTGTCACCCCAGCGGCGCACCGTGTCGGCGCTCACCCCGAGCAGCTCCGCCACCTGCCCCACCCGGTACGTCGTCACCTGCGAGAGGATACACGGGTCTATGCTCTGAAACGCAAGCTATTTGCCCCTCTGACCTCGCAGCTGCGGTCAGCCGAGGAGGAGATCGGCCGCGCTGTCGAGCGAGGCGTAGACGCTCTCGATCGACTGGCGCCCGAGCGACCAGGAGCGCAGGTTCTCGCCGAGGACCGCGCTCATCACCGCGATGATCCGCTCCCGACGGGGCGAGGGCACCCGGGCGAGATACGTGGCAAACGCGTCGAGCCGCCCCGACGCGAAGAGATCGAAGATCTCGACGGCGCGCGGATCGCTCGATCCCTGTACCGCGAGCATGTGCCCGTAGACGCTGGGGTTGAGCTCGAACGCGCGCGCTGCTCGCCGGTACGCAATCTTCACACGGTCGACGGTTCGACCCTCCGGCGCCGCGACCTCGCGCCCGAACTGTCGCGCCCACGCGAGCAAGGCCTCGGCAACGAGGTGCTCCTTCGAATTGAAGTAGCGGTACGTCGTTCCGAGCGCAACTCCGGCCTCGATCGTGATGTCCTTCATCTGGAGGCTCTCGTAGTCGGTGTGGACCATGAGCCGCACCGTTGCCTGCACGATGCGGTCGCGGCGCGCGCGCTGCCGGACGTCGAGCGACTCCGGGCGCGGCGGGGGCGGCTTGCTCGCCCCGCGGCCCTGTACCGGTTCTACCATCGTCAGCGACTCACCCGTCGAGGCCGAGCACACGGGCCGCGTTGCCGCGGAGGAACTTCGGCCAGACGTCGTCCAAGAAGGCGACGTTCGGCATCTCGGTCATGATGCGCTCGATCGAGAGGCCCATGGGGAAATAGCCCGCGTAGATGATCTTGTCGGCACCGCGCGTGTTCGCGTAGTCGATGATCGCCTTCGGGTAGTGCTTCGGCGCGAACGCGCTGGTCGAGTAGTGGAGTCCCGGCCACTTGAGCATGAGCTTCACCGCGAGGTCCTGCCACGGCTCGCAGCCGTGGCGCGTGACGAAGACAAGCTCGGGGAAGTCGTACATCACTTCGTCGATGTACTCCACGCGCTGCGGCTCGAATCTCAGGCGCGGTCCGGGCACACCCGCGCAGCAGAACACCGGGAGACCGAGCTCCACGCACTTGGCGTAGATCGGGTACATCTTCTTGTCGTTGATCGCGACCTGGGGGAACGTGCCCGCGGGGAACATGCCCACCGCACGCACGCCGTACGTCTCGTACGCCCGGACGATCTTGCGGACCGCCTCCATGCCCTCGTTGGGGTCAGCGCCGCACTGCGGGATGAAGCGATCAGGATGCTGCTTCAGCGCGAGCTCGCCGATGCCACGTGGGTCGCCGACGCCGATCATGCCCTGCTCGATCCCCCACTGGTCCATCTCGTGCAACGTGACCGAGATCGGGTCGTCGACGCCGCGGTATTGCTTCTCGGGTACCTGCTTGAACATGTATTCGACCGGGAACTCGAAGTCTTCCTTCGACTCTCGATCCTTCGTCTGTCGCGTGATGAACGCGTAGACCTCCTTCATATTCTCGTGCGGGAACCCGATCATCGTGTCGATGATCCCGATGTCGGTCGGCATAGCCATGCGCGGAACCCCCGAAAACGTTTGTACGCAGCGCTCGAAAGCGGAGAGCGTACCCCGAGCACTCAATTGCCGTCAGCGGCGGCGTCGCGGAGGCTTCTTCGGAGGTGGTAGCGGCTCGGGCCGTGGTTCCTCGGTGAGGACGCGCACGAGCAGCCGCGCGTCGCGCGTGGCAGCATCGGCGGAGCCCGTGGTGAACAGGACGTGCACCGCACGGGCCGACGCCGCAAGCTTCGCCA
The genomic region above belongs to Acidimicrobiia bacterium and contains:
- a CDS encoding CBS domain-containing protein: MSIENETVRTLVNRPTVDVDPDATLRQVAETLAGDYIGVAVVRATPPWRGPGTHAEGVISERDIVRALAEGADPDDEIAQNVMTLDLATVSPADTIARVAECMLDNEIRHVPVMDDGLVVGVVSERDVLRTLLEERRA
- a CDS encoding site-2 protease family protein, which translates into the protein MSPAAGTRQPPRSGHRLWSFGIGRISGIEIRVHYTFFLLVALFALAGSAPEGPGVAASLAWLALIFSCVVVHELAHCFVGRSRGAVVHEIVLLPIGGVSRLEHLPETPSDELAMAIAGPAASVGLAALAGIAAVLARDAFLPIDLFGGSFLVGLFWFNLIIAAFNLLPAFPLDGGRVFRALLERRYDLEHATHVAARIGRGVAIALIVGGVFFDLWLTIIGVFVYFGASAEEAATIVHVRLSGHRVADAMLLDPVIVDPTMSVDELRALLRRSAQRAFPMVGDAGYEGMVESRAIERSAPGRRAAELAEREAPAIAATDGLEDNLPLVVSAPARALAVVDPTMSVVGVLRLEDVQHLVTEDLLREHGHDAPSTGAA
- a CDS encoding dihydrodipicolinate reductase; this encodes MKFRVVQWTTGKTGTAAVRGMVGHPALELVGCYAYSPKKVGEDVGVLAGIEPIGIRATDDIDALLALEPDCVSYMPFRPDFDHVVRILESGANLVTTMYMLAGVGYGDDVHARIEDAARRGQSSLYASGIYPGHANMVALATSAMCTRIDCISVLESLDMSGYANEKMFRAMGIDRALDDPEAPVLVEGACGSFKDQIRVMARALEVELDGIRFDVEFGAADRTTDFGFMTIQEGRIAGFKGVLSGVADDRPRVQCKFVWKVGHDMTPSWPVEDGYVVEIEGEPGVRCRLEPIGPHFDGATTTAMPVVNAIPQICAAPPGIVNRMDLPLVKGAHLLTRYKSSAG
- a CDS encoding ResA-like WAxxUGC motif-containing protein, whose amino-acid sequence is MIVDRLDVTGEEFHRLTGWEIKPEGACKDERCVPLLPPVRDAAGPLDVASVTERLGMPIAHDGTHGLWAIGPESGGRVLDSARMPDLVLPSFDGRDFDGRDFDVASLRGRKVLLLAWASWUGCRFDLPVWQALYEELAPNGLEIVTVALDTDRAAALPFVQAANPTHPSLVDQALSMVDQFGITNVPFALWIDEDGTIVRPPEVAFPQRAGRGQDEAAAARQAAAIAQMPEKQRTVVEAMTKAVDRTGRYTDAVRDWVANGANSAFVLSPAEVVARSRPRPIEFGLAAAHFELGQHLHRAGFPLDAVPHFRQAHALDPTNWSYPREAMSLADPSWGKVYDRDLLSEVAVVGPETFYPALDL
- a CDS encoding SRPBCC domain-containing protein produces the protein MVRWLAEAEIEPVVGGHVVLRWLNTDQRAENQAVMHGTITKLVPNAVLEINSDIHGLLRWHLERDGNGCTLRFSSALPVPNDQVMLALAGWHIHLEHLADALDGKPVDWPNWMADHYNRWSELHVRYIATL
- a CDS encoding ABC transporter ATP-binding protein; translation: MTLEAEVALHLGALDLDAHVSATDGETVAVLGPNGAGKSTLLRALAGLLRIDRGSIVIDGVTVDDPSAHRYVVPERRSVGVVFQDYLLFPHLTARENVAFGLRARGTPRSEARQRADEWLARVGLADQADDKPRRLSGGQGQRVALARALAPEPRLLLLDEPLAALDVGIRTELRRDLRAHLASFRGARILVTHELLDAVALADRIIVLEQGRVAQVGPIAEVAARPRSRYVADLVGINLLRGRANGHDVTLDAGGIVVVADAAQGDVYVAVHPHAVALHRHRPEGSPRNVWSGRISGTDLLGDRMRIHVDANVPLVAEVTPAAVAELGLHDGTDIWMSVKATELTVYPA
- a CDS encoding ABC transporter permease, with the translated sequence MNRRGSVPFAATLLAVVAVAFFALPLVGLLQRAPWSSLWDDLTTPQAREAIRLSVVCSLWSTALCVVFGVPLAWVLARVRFPGRAFVRALVVLPMVLPPVVGGVALLYTFQRNGGLLGEWLYDWFGFQFTFSTSGAVLAETFVAMPFLVITVEAGLRTMDQRYEDAAASLGAGRWTVFRRVTLPLIAPALYAGAALAWARALGEFGATITFAGNIQGRTQTVPLAVYLLLESDQGVAIALSLVLLAVSVVVLVALRDHWFGGLRDARS
- the modA gene encoding molybdate ABC transporter substrate-binding protein, giving the protein MKRALALLSFIAIVGAAGAVPARAAKRPKLMGSITVSAAASLTEAFTKMGAHFQKLNKGTTVTFNFSASSTLAQQIQGGAPADVFASADRANMQELVSGGQVTSEPIDLAANLLTIVVKPGNPKGVESLADLPGVGIVSLCAATAPCGKYAAQALSQDGITLPVDKVTLGQDPKATLAAVATGDADAGIVYVTDARSAGKSVHSVRIPASLNVLAVYPIARLASSRNARLANAWVKYVMSAPGQTRLQSFGFLPAPTAA
- a CDS encoding TOBE domain-containing protein → MTTYRVGQVAELLGVSADTVRRWGDSGRLTMLRDSGGQRLIDGPDLARFLTAMSPPPDTDVMIVGESARNRFPGVVTKVEKEGLVAVVHIQAGPHRVVSLMTREASEELGLQPGDLAVGVVKATNVVVEVPRSE
- a CDS encoding TetR/AcrR family transcriptional regulator; amino-acid sequence: MVEPVQGRGASKPPPPRPESLDVRQRARRDRIVQATVRLMVHTDYESLQMKDITIEAGVALGTTYRYFNSKEHLVAEALLAWARQFGREVAAPEGRTVDRVKIAYRRAARAFELNPSVYGHMLAVQGSSDPRAVEIFDLFASGRLDAFATYLARVPSPRRERIIAVMSAVLGENLRSWSLGRQSIESVYASLDSAADLLLG